Proteins from one Cryptomeria japonica chromosome 4, Sugi_1.0, whole genome shotgun sequence genomic window:
- the LOC131071035 gene encoding putative leucine-rich repeat receptor-like protein kinase At2g19210 — protein sequence MVLSRNTVEKSLALKTLSLLMVAAIFASPVSSQPGFISLDCGGTENYTDDAGIQWMPDDAYINSGEKVNLSGAAVGVEPSRQLTSLRRFPERRKSCYQLMPMQIGTKYLLRGTFFYGNYDNLNSPPQFDLLLDADVWYSFSFSDPNELVVQKEIILMAKFDPTNVCLARNNLSIGTPIISSLELRPLNHTMYWPVNRDYSLLRLVYSDYGAQGPSDLRYPDDQFDRLWYPPSLDFPTITTSMEVSMGVAYDQPPSRVMQGAITSDPNSPSVIAIPLQKSSRYGNLYISMYFAELKADVDATTLREFDFFLDDKKLNSDPIQPKYLQSSNVSVLIPYGISSSMSFRLQATNRSTLPPIANAFEWYRQSTQNQQGTFTTNVSPASKRAFWSDLDGMISQYLDENILIRGDFNAIRSSKDKSGGISRLVRS from the exons ATGGTGCTTTCAAGAAATACAGTGGAGAAATCGCTCGCGTTG AAGACGTTGAGTTTGTTGATGGTGGCTGCCATTTTTGCTTCTCCTGTATCTAGTCAACCCG GATTCATTAGCCTCGACTGCGGAGGCACCGAGAACTACACAGATGATGCTGGAATACAATGGATGCCAGATGATGCTTACATCAATTCTGGAGAAAAAGTTAATCTTTCAGGTGCTGCTGTTGGCGTAGAACCATCTAGGCAATTGACCAGCCTTAGAAGATTTCCCGAGAGAAGGAAAAGTTGTTACCagttaatgccaatgcagattggAACAAAATATCTTCTCCGTGGAACATTCTTTTATGGGAACTATGACAATCTCAACTCGCCTCCACAGTTTGATCTCCTTTTGGACGCCGACGTTTGGTACAGCTTCTCATTTAGTGATCCAAACGAATTAGTTGTTCAGAAAGAAATCATTTTAATGGCAAAGTTCGATCCAACTAATGTCTGCCTTGCCCGAAATAATCTGAGTATTGGAACACCCATAATTTCTTCTTTGGAACTGCGACCTCTCAATCATACTATGTATTGGCCTGTCAACCGAGATTATTCACTTTTGAGGTTAGTGTACAGCGACTATGGAGCTCAAGGTCCCAGCGACCTCAG GTACCCGGATGACCAATTTGATAGACTTTGGTATCCACCTTCACTAGACTTTCCAACTATCACAACTAGTATGGAAGTATCTATGGGAGTGGCTTATGACCAACCTCCATCTCGTGTAATGCAAGGAGCAATAACAAGCGACCCCAACTCCCCCTCAGTGATAGCTATACCTTTGCAGAAGAGCTCGCGATATGGAAACCTTTATATTTCTATGTATTTCGCTGAATTGAAAGCTGATGTGGATGCAACAACTCTTCGAGAATTTGACTTCTTTCTGGATGATAAAAAGCTTAACAGTGATCCCATTCagcccaaatatctgcaatcatCAAATGTATCTGTCCTCATCCCATATGGCATAAGTAGTAGTATGTCATTTCGCTTGCAAGCAACAAATCGTTCCACTTTGCCTCCAATAGCTAATGCTTTTGAATGGTACCGTCAAAGTACTCAAAATCAACAAGGAACATTCACTACAAATG TTTCCCCTGCTTCCAAACGTGCTTTCTGGTCGGACCTAGATGGGATGATCTCTCAGTATCTGGATGAAAATATTCTCATAAGAGGGGACTTTAATGCCATTAGAAGTTCAAAGGATAAAAGTGGTGGCATTTCGAGACTTGTTAGATCTTAA